CATCGCCGCCCCCTATGACGAGGACCTTCCTCGGGTTCGGGTGGGCCAGCAGAACAGGGTGGACAAGCGTCTCGTGGTAGCTCTCCTCGCCCGCCTCCACGAGCTGGACGGTGCCATCCAAAACCAGAAGCTTCCCAAAGCCCTCGGTTTCGTAGATTTCAAGCCGCTGATACTGCGTTTGAGTCTCAAAAAGGCGCCTCTTAACCTTAAAGCCAACGCCATAGCCCCTGGGATACCATTCAATGAAGGCGTTATCTTCAGCGTTGAACCCCATGGTCACCACCACTAAAATCGGGGAGGTTGATGTTTTAAACCTAATGGCAACAGCCGGGACAAAAGTTATAAACCTCCACTATCGAGTATCACCCATGAGCATAAACCTCGTCAGAAAAGAACTATTCAGGAAGGTAAACCATCTGGCGAGGGAGATAGAGGATGGAATGAACTACGGAGTCCCCCATCTCGTAGGGGAGATAGAAGCCGGGGATCCCCCTAAAGTTGAGCTCAGCGTTGCCGTTTTCGATGGGAGCTACCACAGATTCATCTTAAAAGATGAGGGAAAGCTTTACTTCATGCTTCCCGTTGATTCCTCGAATCCGGGACGTGTCTTTATGGAAGTATGGACGTTTCTTAACGGAAAAACCGGGGGAAGTGTCCTAACACCCGGAACAAAAATCAGGGGCATTCTCAGCAGTGAACTCTCGAGGAGAGGATTCGAGACGATATGGATGAATGTCTACGAAAAGGGAGGCACAGGCTACGTGGAAGTGCTTGCCGTAAAGGAAAACGCCAGATACCGCATGACCTTTGAGAAAGCGGGGGATGAGCTAATCCTTCTTGAAATTGAAAAAATATGAGTCAGTAGGGGAACATAACGACCGCCGCCACTACGGCAGCCGGCTTATCCTTGACCGTTATCTCGGCCGAAGCGGCCCTGAATTCCTTGAGCTTCCAGCCTCTTACCCTGAACCCTTCCTCGACCATCTTTCTAACCATGTTCTCGGCCTCTTCCCTGGTGCAGTAGCCGGAGTACTCGTAGATAAGCCCTCCTTCGTTCCCCTCGCTTATGCCGACTCCAAGGGCCGCGCTGATGGTCATCCCAGGTTCGTCGCTCTCGATGTGGGCATAGACCGTCGGAAGGAGCATTCCTATTGGAACATCGTGGACTTTCTCCATCCACTCGATGTGCGCTGGAATTACACTGCTGAGCTTGACGAGGTTGACGTTACCTATACCGAGCTTGAGGAGTGCGTTATCGAAAGCGTTAAGCTTTGTTCCCCCTTCCGCAGCTGCAGCACCTATGAAAGCCCTCTTAGGAGTCATCCAGCTCATCTTCGCCACCCATCTCACTTTTGAACTATTCTTCCCAAGGGCAATCGGTTAATAAACGTTTCGGAAACATCCGGGGGCAGATGGGCAGGACCCCGCAGAACAAAGGTTTACTCATATAGAAAGTAGAAACCACAAAAAGTTGTAAGGGAAATCTACCTTACTATAACGTTGAGTTTACTGAGCTTTATGGAGATGCTGTACTCTCTGGACACATCCCGGATGGCGCGCAGGATAGTTTCCTTTGCATCGTTCTTGAGTTTCTCTTCATTAACGCCCGAGAAAGACCCAAAGAGGCCACCGACTTCCTCCTTGAGGAAGGACGCCTCGATGCTTACGTAAACCGTGCTGTCTTGAACGTCCCAGCTTAGTTTGAGCCACTTGAACGTCACGCGGGGGATTAGTTTAAGCTCCGTGTGAAGCCTCGCCTTAAGGGTTTCCATGGCAGGTTCTATCCTACTCCTGAGAAGGGCCTGCTCACTCTCCTTCTTTTTCTCTTCGGTGAGGGAGGCAAGCTCCTCAATACCGGCCTGTTCTAAGAGTTTTTCAACCTCTTTCTCCAGCTCCGTTTTCCTCTCTATTATCTGAACCGCCCTGGTAGATTTTGGTTCGGCCTGGACTGCAGGGGCTGCCTTTTCAACGGTCTCCACCTCAATGTTGTGCACGGTTATATACCTGTTGAGGGTCTTCCCGAGGTCTTTGGAGTGCCTCGTGATAACGCTCCTCACGAGGTTTTCGACGCCCTCTCTCGGGAGGCCCGTTTCAACCACGAGCTTCGCGTTCACCTCAAACTCTCTGCGCCCTTTGATGTCAAAGCTGGCGGCCGTAACGTTGATTCCCGCACCCCGGATCTCCTCGATTACGGTCCTGGCCATCGCGCTGAAATATGGCCACACGTCTTCAAGAACGGAAAGGGTTATTCTGCCCTCCTTGTCCACTTTTCCCGTCTTCTTCTTGTCCGTATCTACTATCTGCTGGGGAGCAACTTCCTTCCCATCAAGAATCACTTTAATGTCCTTGAGTATCGGCTTTATGTCAGCCACCCTAAGTATCACCGGGGCGTGCGTGCTTATAGCGTGAAGCATTCTCTTCTCTGCAACTTCTCTCATCTGCCCTTCACTGTGTCCGTACATGTGGACATTGAGATAAAGAACCCCTCCACTAACCTCCCCCGAGAATACGATCTTAGTCAGCTGCAGTGTCCTAACTCTGTTGGCCTCAGATATTAGATGCCTGGCGTACTCCCTGAGGGCATCGTTTAAGAAGTCTCCGTTCGGAATCTCGTTTACTATCTCAACCTCTTCCACAGTCCCCGCACTTGCAGCCCTCTGGGTGGGCTCTGGCTTTTTCTCCTCTGGAGACCTGGCTGGCTCAGGGACTGCCCGGGGGACTATCTGTGCAACTTCTTGCGGGGAAGTTTTGGATTCCTCGGGGGAAAACAGACCCACTATAGGAACTTTGGGAGTTTCGGCGTACGCCTCAAGGTTGTCAGCTATTGACAGCTTCACGCCTATCTCATCGAGGGTGTAGAGGTCAACTATCACCGGTCCCTTAATGAGCTCTCTGAAGAGCGAAAGTGCTCCCTCTCCAGAGATGCTCTTTCCAGAGCCAACTTCCTGGCCCTCAATTGCCAGAATCTTTGAGCGATCCATCAGAATCTCCATGTAATACCCTTGACCGCTTTTTTTGCCGAAAATCTTGATGAAGGCCCCCTCTGCCGTTGAGAGGATACTTTGAATCTCCCTGAGCAAATCCCCCGGTGAGACTATTACAATGTTTTCCTTGAGGGGGGTTAAGCCGGGCAGCTTCATATTCCCACCATCTTGTTGTTTGTTGTCCTGACCAGCGGCGACACCTATATATATTCCTAAGTTAAACGATGCAAAGAGCTCCGGGTTTGAGTTACGCAACGTACCTATTTAAACGTTGTTGATCACAGGTGGTGATTATGAGGATCCTGGTACTCGGCGGTGGTAGCATTGGCCGTCAGATAGCCGAGGCCCTCAAAGGGGAGTTTGATATAACGATAATAGAGAAGGACGAAATACGCGCCAAGTCCCTTTCTGAGGGGGGATTCAACGTTGTACAGGGCGACTTCTCGTACACGGCCACGCTCCTCAAAGCGGGCATTGAGAAAGCTGACGCCATTGTTATAACGACAAGAAACGTCGACACTGTTAAAAAAACGGCCTACATAATCAGGGGCAATAACCCAAATGTCCCAATAATAGCGCTTCTTCCGGATGATATGCCCAAAGAGACGCTGGAAAATGCAATCCGCGAGGAGTTCGAAAAGGAGGCCAGAATAGACTACGGCATTTACCCGCAGAAGGCAATAATCGACGCGTTTTTGAGAACCCTGCTGGAACTCGGCGAAAAGAAAAACGCCACCCTTTTGTTCAGAAAACTTCAAGAGCTGAAAAAAAGCGGGGACTCTCTCCTGATAATAACCCACGACAACCCGGATCCAGACGCACTCTCGTCCGCGGTGGCCCTCTCCATGATCGCCCAGAACGCGGGATTGAAGACCACAATAGGCTACGGCGGGGAAATAACACACCACGAGAATCAGGCCTTTGTTAACCTCCTTGGGATCAATATAAGACGCCTTTCAAAGGGTTCCTACGAGCTCAGAAGACAT
This sequence is a window from Thermococcus zilligii AN1. Protein-coding genes within it:
- a CDS encoding pyruvoyl-dependent arginine decarboxylase, with the protein product MSWMTPKRAFIGAAAAEGGTKLNAFDNALLKLGIGNVNLVKLSSVIPAHIEWMEKVHDVPIGMLLPTVYAHIESDEPGMTISAALGVGISEGNEGGLIYEYSGYCTREEAENMVRKMVEEGFRVRGWKLKEFRAASAEITVKDKPAAVVAAVVMFPY
- a CDS encoding DUF2226 domain-containing protein; translated protein: MKLPGLTPLKENIVIVSPGDLLREIQSILSTAEGAFIKIFGKKSGQGYYMEILMDRSKILAIEGQEVGSGKSISGEGALSLFRELIKGPVIVDLYTLDEIGVKLSIADNLEAYAETPKVPIVGLFSPEESKTSPQEVAQIVPRAVPEPARSPEEKKPEPTQRAASAGTVEEVEIVNEIPNGDFLNDALREYARHLISEANRVRTLQLTKIVFSGEVSGGVLYLNVHMYGHSEGQMREVAEKRMLHAISTHAPVILRVADIKPILKDIKVILDGKEVAPQQIVDTDKKKTGKVDKEGRITLSVLEDVWPYFSAMARTVIEEIRGAGINVTAASFDIKGRREFEVNAKLVVETGLPREGVENLVRSVITRHSKDLGKTLNRYITVHNIEVETVEKAAPAVQAEPKSTRAVQIIERKTELEKEVEKLLEQAGIEELASLTEEKKKESEQALLRSRIEPAMETLKARLHTELKLIPRVTFKWLKLSWDVQDSTVYVSIEASFLKEEVGGLFGSFSGVNEEKLKNDAKETILRAIRDVSREYSISIKLSKLNVIVR